One stretch of Daphnia pulicaria isolate SC F1-1A chromosome 6, SC_F0-13Bv2, whole genome shotgun sequence DNA includes these proteins:
- the LOC124344226 gene encoding meiotic nuclear division protein 1 homolog, which yields MTSKKRGLSLEEKRKGMMEIFYEKKDFFQLKELEKIAPKEKGIVQGTVKDVIQSLVDDGMVDTDKIGTSIYFWAFPSKAINAKKQKLVQLENSSQQLKKLRVDVEAKLAEKRVGQQDDDTKDELLQKLKEAQVQNTELKRSLKEYQELDPDELEKLKAESQVSLEAVNRWTDNIFAVKSWCKSKFYMEDNQLNKAFGIPEELDYL from the exons ATGACATCCAAAAAACGTGGACTTAGCCTGGAGGAGAAACGTAAAGGCAtgatggaaattttttatgaaaagaaaGACTTCTTCCAGCTtaaagaattagaaaaaattgccccaaaagaaaaaggaattgtACAAGGAACAGTAAAAGATGTGATTCAAAGTTTGGTGGATGATGGAATGGTTGATACAGACAAAATTGGCacatcaatttatttttgggccTTTCCTAGTAAGGCAATCaatgcaaaaaaacaaaaactagtgCAACTGGAAAATTCTAGTCAACAACTGAAGAAGTTGAGAGTTGATGTTGAAGCAAAGTTGGCAGAAAAAAGA GTTGGACAACAGGATGATGATACAAAAGACGAATTATTGCAAAAGTTAAAGGAAGCACAAGTACAAAACACTGAATTGAAAAGAAGTCTGAAAGAATACCAAGAACTTGATCCagatgaacttgaaaaactaaaagcaGAATCTCAG GTTTCTTTGGAGGCTGTGAACCGTTGGACCGATAATATTTTCGCCGTCAAATCCTGGTGCAAATCAAAGTTTTACATGGAAGATAACCAATTAAACAAAGCATTTGGAATTCCGGAAGAATTGGACTATTTGTAG
- the LOC124344235 gene encoding probable N-acetyltransferase san yields MTRATIELGDVTPHNLQQLKRLNQVVFPVSYNDKFYKDILEAGELAKLAYYNDIVVGAVCCRIDILDGSRRLYIMTLGCLAPYRKRGIGAKMLEHVLNYVEKDGDFHSIFLHVQVNNQSAIDFYKKFGFEIVETKEQYYKRIEPADAHVLMKLLRPQRSLSEPEK; encoded by the exons ATGACCAG ggCAACAATAGAACTGGGGGATGTCACACCTCACAACCTACAACAACTAAAACGATTGAATCAAGTGGTATTTCCAGTTTCCTACAACGACAAGTTCTATAAAGATATTCTAGAAGCAGGAGAACTGGCAAAGCTAG CATACTATAATGACATTGTGGTGGGAGCTGTATGCTGTAGGATCGATATTTTAGATGGATCAAGAAGATTGTACATCATGACCCTGGGATGCCTAGCTCCATACAGGAAAAGGGGTATTGGTGCCAAAATGTTGGAACATGTCCTAAACTACGTGGAAAAGGATGGGGATTTTCATAGCATTTTTct CCATGTTCAAGTTAACAACCAAAGTGCAATTGACTTCTACAAGAAATTTGgctttgaaattgttgaaacaaaagaacaataCTACAAGAGAATTGAGCCAGCTGATGCACATGTGCTGATGAAACTTTTAAGGCCACAAAGAAGTCTTAGTGAAccagaaaaatga
- the LOC124344198 gene encoding retinol dehydrogenase 12-like: MGIITTSLGFGATLGGLFALRRWRENQWESCKTNKRLDGQVAIITGATSGLGKVLAEDLVNRGATVVLACRNLIEAREVVAEIKQQYLGAQLDVVELDLSSLESVKKCAAILLERYDHINILINNAGVSIPTKMGIKTTEGFEINFGVNHLGHFLLTNLLVDRLIASAPSRIVIVSSKLHEQGSMDWEAFEGTKDFEEGKRGPNAAYCSSKLANVLFGTKLAEKLQNHGVNVYTVCPGWNYTKLFRYSSVPFYSWIAIIPIAFWFMKPARIGVQTLIHCAVSEETENETGLFYRDCKVYQSQLKASSNSTIINKLWELSCKMCKIEW, translated from the exons ATGGGAATCATAACTACCAGTCTAGGATTCGGAGCAACTCTCGGAGGTTTATTTGCACTACGACG GTGGAGGGAAAATCAGTGGGAATcatgtaaaacaaacaaaaggctTGATGGGCAAGTGGCCATTATAACAGGAGCCACATCTGGATTAGGGAAAGTTCTAGCTGAAGATTTGGTAAACAGAGGAGCAACTGTTGTTTTAGCCTGCCGTAATCTTATTGAAGCCAGGGAAGTGGTTGctgaaatcaaacaacaataCCTTGGAGCTCAATTG GATGTTGTTGAGTTGGATCTCAGTTCACTGGAATCTGTAAAGAAGTGTGCAGCTATTCTACTTGAACGATATGATCATATAAATATACTCATCAATAATGCTGGAGTGTCTATCCCAACTAAAATGGGGATAAAAACAACTGAAGgctttgaaattaattttggaGTAAATCATCTTGGCCATTTCTTACTAACAAATCTGTTGGTAGACAGGTTAATAGCTTCAGCCCCAAGCAG AATTGTGATTGTTTCATCAAAATTACATGAGCAAGGATCAATGGATTGGGAAGCATTTGAAGGTACAAAGGACTTTGAAGAAGGAAAGAGAGGTCCTAATGCTGCCTATTGCAGTTCAAAATTGGCAAATGTATTATTTGGAACAAAGCTAGCCGAAAAACTCCAA AATCACGGAGTAAATGTTTATACGGTTTGCCCAGGGTGGAATTATACTAAG CTTTTCCGCTATTCATCAGTACCATTTTATTCATGGATAGCCATTATACCGATTGCATTTTGGTTTATGAAGCCTGCTCGAATT GGTGTTCAAACTCTGATCCACTGTGCAGTATCAGAGGAAACGGAAAATGAAACTGGACTTTTTTATCGTGACTGCAAGGTTTATCAAAGTCAACTTAAGGCTAGCTCAAATTCCACAATCATTAACAAATTATGGGAGCTAAGCTGTAAAATGTGTAAGATTGAATGGTAG
- the LOC124344107 gene encoding sorting nexin-25-like, whose protein sequence is MKMSSCLSLEMLEVKILSIWSGLIMVASIVVWFFTNSFVMFGFFAASLATSVIGMISVFSIVIMMSPNHSTSSTDSPQEIRKFQENIREMALTLQTVKNSLSDNPLIIMNRSVSTTLQNLMDLIFRDLLDSILKDITLPTSSMKNDAWEALHKFYCKISNIDPVQLITQDVVVRVTRHLEKIRLAQSNPENMRDKMISYNLSSFLRSPQSELELVRKLADVMIVNLFPRSYVDCFLLRHALGELLACQVLQPGIDSLCDPDTINQQLVLHLHRKQMMKKDYAYAASYEDFVSLIEDCDDLDELRQIRYNIATEIAQATTIGSMRRSKGTEPDQEFLLLGSNKIDLLQARNLKRYIKQLTYAKLQCERRLRVLGAPLSDFSRTSTSNSNFNDEMVPSFKTVMRNNNLRRQLELYLIQQGETQIGLLKFWLGTQELRRLDRKAALASAAHMFYTYINGSSQIIKLEKNLVKGMEGFITGDKGPEAFFQAQDQVWKVLEDRHYPSFLVVLTCQMTGRQGCETDSATDPLRERHFSWKEPWIADDESEDTTGVMEWSEQTQFAKSRMEQVDARLVIKLQAMTSLRSIAPDSSLVVALEKEVESLQTERREVESWLNQAESWAAHMGQWKATVGMPPQNPDEKENVRFPIELHLEDEAAMIAVASNNGSTSRKRVAMSWTVWRQVAEFYALISKLSLTCPWLKTSQLPAVSGKSLFGKLNDRAYLERAQDKLQGFLDTVMADDRLNKSEALFTFLHNTPVCLRQALVVDAPKKSNRFSLATLFKGDTPRESDDDAEQQQQHDNNMATGVDETDSLFQSAFSDDTRDGIAEPIYHLISEVFELRGVFGWLRRTLVTFVQITYGRTINRQLRDVISSLFTDQAVLGYVQLLVKTWWPDGSLLPAPLRSIDEKRRTKLEVRDLLVANIPDVFNQLLGHKNARRGTLKVLDALQDERLNKQLFYDILEVILKDGFPELSSL, encoded by the exons atgaaaatgtccAGTTGTCTCAGTTTAGAAATGCTCGaagttaaaattttaagtATTTGGAGTGGGTTAATTATGGTAGCTTCAATTGTAGTTTGGTTCTTTACAAACAGCTTTGTTATGTTCGGGTTCTTTGCAGCTTCATTAGCTACTTCAGTCATTGGTATGATCTCTGTATTTTCAATTGTGATTATGATGTCTCCCAACCACTCTACTAGCTCAACTGATAGTCCACAAGAAATAAGGAAATTCCAAGAAAATATAAGA gaGATGGCATTGACATTACAAACTGTCAAAAATAGTCTTTCCGATAATCCACTAATAATTATGAACAGAAGTGTCAGTACAACATTGCAGAATTTAATGGATTTGATTTTCAGGGATTTGTTAGATTCTATTCTCAAAGACATTACTCTTCCAACTTCATCCATGAA GAATGATGCTTGGGAAGCCTTGCATAAATTTTACTGCAAAATTAGCAACATTGATCCAGTACAATTAATAACACAAGATGTTGTTGTTCGAGTTACGCGTCATTTGGAGAAAATTCGCCTCGCCCAATCGAATCC GGAGAATATGCGAGATAAAATGATATCATATAATCTCTCATCTTTTCTACGGAGCCCTCAATCGGAATTGGAGTTGGTTCGAAAATTGGCTGACGTTATGATAGTGAATCTATTCCCACGATCCTACGTTGACTGTTTCCTTCTACGCCATGCTCTTGGAGAATTACTTGCTTGCCAAG ttttgcaACCAGGCATCGACAGCTTGTGTGATCCTGATACAATCAACCAGCAGTTAGTCTTGCACCTTCACCGAAAGcaaatgatgaagaaagaTTACGCTTACGCAGCTAGTTACGAAGattttgtttctcttattGAAGATTGCGATGATCTGGATGAACTACGTCAAATAAG ATACAACATTGCAACGGAAATCGCTCAAGCTACCACCATTGGCTCTATGCGACGATCTAAAGGAACAGAGCCTGATCAGGAATTCTTGCTCTTGGGATCCAACAAAATTGACCTTTTACaa gcACGTAATTTAAAACGCTACATTAAACAATTAACCTACGCGAAGCTCCAGTGCGAAAGAAGACTTCGCGTTTTGGGGGCACCGTTGAGTGACTTTTCTCGTACTTCCACATCTAATTCTAATTTCAATGATGAAATGGTTCCTTCTTTCAAGACCGTTATGAGGAACAACAACCTACGTCGACAACTCGAACTTTATCTTATTCAGCAAGGAGAAACTCAA ATTGGTCTTCTGAAATTTTGGTTGGGCACTCAGGAATTACGGAGGCTTGATCGCAAAGCAGCTCTTGCATCCGCAGCTCACATGTTTTATACGTATATTAATGGTAGCAGTCAAATAATCAAACTAGAGAAA AATTTGGTGAAAGGTATGGAAGGGTTTATTACTGGAGACAAAGGACCCGAGGCATTTTTTCAAGCACAAGATCAAGTATGGAAGGTGCTTGAGGATCGTCATTACCCGTCGTTCCTAGTTGTTCTCACTTGTCAGATGACGGGTCGTCAGGGTTGCGAGACGGATTCTGCAACAGATCCGCTTAGAGAGCGCCATTTTTCTTGGAAAGAACCATGGATCGCTGATGATGAGTCAGAGGACACAACTGGCGTTATGGAATGGAGCGAACAGACTCAATTTGCTAAAAGTCGAATGGAGCAAGTTGATGCACGTCTCGTCATTAAACTTCAG GCAATGACTAGTTTACGCAGTATCGCTCCGGATAGCTCGTTGGTAGTTGctttagaaaaagaagttgagtCTTTACAGACGGAACGCCGTGAAGTCGAGAGTTGGCTCAACCAGGCCGAATCCTGGGCTGCTCACATGGGGCAATGGAAAGCGACAGTAGGGATGCCCCCACAG AATCCCGACGAAAAGGAGAATGTGCGATTTCCAATCGAATTACACTTGGAGGATGAAGCAGCTATGATCGCCGTTGCTTCCAATAACGGATCGACGTCAA GAAAAAGAGTGGCTATGTCGTGGACCGTTTGGCGCCAGGTGGCGGAATTCTACGCGCTGATAAGCAAACTGAGTCTTACGTGTCCCTGGTTGAAAACGTCTCAACTGCCTGCTGTCTCGGGCAAGTCACTTTTTGGCAAGCTCAACGATCGAGCTTATTTGGAGCGAGCTCAAGATAAACTCCAGGGCTTCCTCGAC ACGGTAATGGCTGACGACCGTCTCAACAAAAGCGAAGCTCTCTTTACTTTCCTGCACAATACTCCTGTTTGCCTCCGCCAGGCACTCGTCGTGGACGCACCCAAAAAATCGAACCGGTTCTCTCTCGCCACGCTATTTAAAGG GGATACGCCCCGAGAAAGTGATGATGACgcagagcaacaacaacaacacgataACAACATGGCGACAGGCGTGGATGAAACTGACTCGCTCTTCCAGTCAGCCTTCTCTGACGATACTCGTGATGGTATTGCCGAGCCAATTTATCATCTGATTAGCGAAGTCTTTGAACTTCGTGGAGTGTTTGGGTGGCTCCGTCGTACCCTAGTCACGTTTGTTCAAATCACTTATGGCCGCACCATTAATCG GCAACTACGGGATGTGATTTCTAGTCTTTTTACGGATCAAGCGGTGCTTGGTTATGTTCAGCTGCTAGTCAAGACATGGTGGCCAGATGGATCCTTACTCCCTGCACCCCTACGAAGTATCGACGAAAAGCGAAGAACCAA ACTGGAAGTTCGAGACTTGCTTGTAGCAAACATTCCGGACGTCTTCAACCAATTGCTAGGCCACAAGAATGCCCGACGGGGAACCCTGAAGGTCTTGGACGCTCTTCAAGACGAGCGTCTGAACAAACAACTCTTTTACGATATCTTGGAAGTGATATTGAAAGATGGATTTCCCGAACTATCTTCCCtctaa